Sequence from the Corallococcus soli genome:
ATCCATCACGCTGGACAGCCCCGTCAGCGGCTCCACCATCAGCACGCTGGTGGGGCGGTCGGAGGTGAAGCGGAAGCGGATGGATTGGTCCTTGGGCGCCGCGTCGGCGACTGCCTGGGCCGAGCCAAGCGCCCCCTGCAGGCAGTCCATCCGGTTGAACGCCGGCCGGCCAGAGCCGGGCAGGAAGCACAGGTTGTTGATGTCCGTGGCGATCATGGAGGCCGGGATGACGATGTCCGGCCCCGTCTCATCGCAGCAGCCGGGGAAGTCGCGGCACGTCCGGTTCACGCAGGTCGGGCTGGGACAGCTGTCCACGGTCCACTCGTTCGGGTTGTTGAGGTCAGCCCCGCACTTCAACCGCTCCCAGCGGGCCACGGTGTAGCGCCGGCCGTCCGGCTGTTCGACGTCCGGCTCCACCACGATGCGCACGGGCTGGTTGGTGCTGATGGACAGCTGGCGCGCCCGCAGGGCCGAGGACCACAGCTCGCGCGTGGCCGAGGTCTCCCGCTGCCGGTCGATGCCGCCCTGCGTTCCCGCCACCGCCAGGGTGATGAGCACCGCCACCACCGCGACGGCCGTCATCAACTCCAGCAACGTCATGCCCTTCGTGTGCTTCATGGCGTCACCACCACTTCGTCATCATCCTTGGGGGGCGGCCGCAGCAGTCCCACCGCCGCGAAGTTGCGCGAGAGGACGCGGAACGTCAGCCGGCGGCGCTTGTATCCATCCTGCTCGTGCCCCTCTTCATCCTGTCCGCCCAGGACGGCATCCTGGTTGATGCGGCGGGTGCGGACGACCAGCGTGATCTCCAGCTCGCGGACCCGCTGCCGCATGCGCTTCTGCAGCTCCTCGTCGGTGATCGGAAGCAGAAGGTCCTGATCGTCCGGCCCCTTGAGGTCGATGCGACAGGGCCCCGAGTTGAAATCCGCCAGCGTGCACTGGGAGATGTACGGGCGGGCGACGGTATCGTCAGGCCCGCTGGGGTACCAGTTCAGGGCGTTATGTCCGGCCGAAAGGTCGATGATCCCCTCGCGCACGGTCATCCGCTCCACGTCGCGGCTCACCACGGACCAGGTCGGTTGACCGGGGGCGCGAGACTCCAGCGTGGGGATGTTGTCCCTCCAGTTCACCCGGTAGGCCGCGCCACCCAGGCGCAGGGCCAACCAGTTCTCCACGTCCGCCTTCACGCCGGTGGGCTTCCAGAACTCGGCGTCCAAGGCTCCGCTGCATGCGGGGGAGTACGGGACCTCGAGGTCCGGCCCGTGGACCGTGAGCCTCCCCGGGGTCCCGGCCATCACGCCGCTGACCTTCACGGGGCAGGCCACCTTGTTTCCACCGCTGACCAGCACGGCGATGGTCGGCTGCGTGGGGTTCACCAGCTCATTGGAGGGATTCGTGGTCGTGCAGAACGTGCTCAGGTCGCTGGTGCGGTACCTGCCCACGTCCGGAGCGTCCGCGCACGGGGCCAGGGTGATCATCCCGCTCGTCTCCCCCCAGTAGAGCTGGAGCACGTCCGACGCCAGGGCCGCCGTGGGCGCCGGGGTGAAGCTCGCGTCCGGGCCCAGGGGCGTTTCATTGCCCGTCAGGTCGGGATTGGGCCAGACGGTGATGGCCGAGCGGTCATCATCGGGAGTGAGGCCGAAGGAGATGGGCGTGTTGCCCATGCCCGTGCCCGCCCGCGACAGGTCGGTGGTGAGCAGCTCCTTCACCGCCCGGCCCGTGACCTGCGCCATCATCGTCTGCTCTTCGAAGAGGGCGCGCTTCTGCATCTGCGTGCCCACCATCAGCCCCGTGGCCAACACGATGACCCCCAGGGCGCTGGCGATCATCACTTCCAGGAGCGTGAAGCCCCGCCGGTGCATGGATGCGGGGCTCATTGCGCCATCCTCGTCTGGAGGACGACGACCTGCCGGCCGGAACGCACGCCCGGCTCTTCCCAGCTCACGGACACCCGCACGTTCAAGAGATTGCCCGCTTCTCCTCCCACCAGCGGACGGTTCACGGGGGGATTGCCCCACTTGCCGCCCTCCGCGGAGATGGGAGACATGACGTTGTCCACGTCCACGTCCACCGTGTACTCCCTGGCCAGGACCTTGGGGTCCGTGGGCGGCGTGTCCCGCAGGAGCCCCTCGGACGTCTGGTAGACCCGGAAGGTCTCGTTGATCCTCTCAGCGCAGTTCGGCAGCCCCTGGCATCCGGCTGTCAGGATGCTCTCCAGGGTCCGCTCCGCGATGATCTGCGCCTGGTTGGCGGTCAGCGTCCGCCGGTTGGCGAAACTGGTCTGGCTCACCACGGTCATCGCCGCCGACACGCCCAGCAGCATGACGGCCATGGTGGCCATGACTTCCAGCAGGGTCACACCCCGTGAGGCACGCTGCATCATCGCGGCAGCCTCCCGTCGGGCAGCGGTTCCCACAGCATGATCTGCGACTTGGGCACGCCGCTGGCCCCTGCCTTGTTGTTCCAGCTCTGTTTGCCCTTGATCTGCAGCTTCCCCGTCGCCGTGAGCACGAAGAGGTGCTCGTCGTGGACCACCGGCGCGGAGATGGCGTGGCCTTCCAGTTCGGAGCGGGTCATCGCGCCCGTGAGCTGGGTGGCGATGTACGAGGCGCCGTTCTGCGTGGTGCTCAGGTTGCAGATGTCCGCGGCCTTGCCCGCGGCGGTCGCCGCGAAGACGCTGTCGGCGCTGAGCGCGACACCGCCCCAGAGCTTCTCGCCCGGCCCCAGCTTCTGGACCCACAGGGGCTCCAACTGCTGGCACGGCTTGTCACCTTCGGGGTTCGGATCCTCGAACGCCAGCAGGTGGTACTGATACGTGGGCGACTGGGGGTTCGGTTCGTCGTAGCCGTCCGTGTACTGGTCCGGGTTGTCGCCGGTGCCGAAGTAGAAGCGCACCACCGAGCCGCTCTCCGTCCGCACGAGCTTCACCGCCAGGTTGGAGTAGAGCTGCTGCAGGTCCAGCTCCGTCTGGTTGGCGCCCGGGTGGTTCTGCAGCGCGGAGGACGCGCGCGCCACCATGCACTTCTGCACCTTGTCGCCCAGCTTCCGGGTCGTGCTCACGTTCTTGAGGTTGACGCGCCAGACGCTGCCGGAGGTGGTGGGCACGTACATGACGTCGTACGTCCCGTCCTGGTCCAGGTCCAGCATCGCGGACTCCGCCGCGATGCCCGAGCCCTTCTCGAAGGTGATGACGCCCGCGTACTTGCCACCCGCGCTGGTGCCGTAGTCGAGCGGCTTTCCCGTCTTCATGTCGAGCAGGAACACCGCGCCCGCGCGCTTGTCGCCCGGCTCGTAGTCGGTGCCCACCGCCGCCACCCAGCGTCGGTCCTGGGCGTTCGCCGAACCCCAGGCCGCCCGGACCACGGAGGGCGCATGGCGCGAGCCGATGTTGTCCGGCAACAGCACGGTGTTGTCCGCGTTCACCGCGGCGGTGAAGTCGCTCGCCATGGTCAGGTCCTTGAAGCTGAACTCCCACAGGGGCAGCGGATACCAGCTGTCCGTGGGGTTGGTGATGTCGAGCGCGTAGACCACCGGCGTGGACTTGCCCGTCGCGGAGACGAGCACCGTCTTGGCGCCCCGCTGCTTCTGGGCCGTGGTCGCGGGCTTCCAGTCGTACTTGATGCTGGCGTTCCAGTCGCTGCGGTCACCCAGGTCCACGTTGGCGATGCTGGGTGAGGCGTCCATCTGGGGCCGCGTCAGGGTGCCCGAGTTGCGGAAGCGCACGTACTGGTTGCGGTACTGGCCCAGCAGCAGCTCGGGCATGTAGGCGAACTTCTCCTCGCCGGAGCCGTACGCGCGGGGAGCCGGAGAGTTCGGGGAGCCACAGCCCGTCGGCTTGAAGAACCCGCGCTGCTGGTCCGCTTCGAGGCAGCCGTCATCCAGCGCGTTGCGGAAGTCTCCCGTGTCGAAGGCGTGGAGCACGCCGCTCATCGTGCCCACGTAGGCCACGGTCTTACGCTCCTCCAGGCCCTCCATGAAGTTCTTGCGGTAGAGGTCCCGCTCGGTCGGCTTCGCGTACTGGTACCAGTTGTCCTTGTAGGGAGGGACCGCCAGCGCCACGGTGGACAGGTTGATGCCACCCATGGGCCACGGCCGACGCGCGTCGGTGGCCTTGTTCTCGTAGCCGTACAGCCAGTCCACCAGGAAATCGCGTTCGGAGCCGGCGTTGCAGTTGCCGTCGTAGTTCAGGTCGTAGGGATAGCGCCGGTCGATCTCGCTGTACGTGTTGCAGAGGCTGCCCGGGAACAGATCGTTGCCCTTGCCCTTGACCTGCTTGTTGTTGCCGTTGCCGTCCGACATGGTGAACAGCTTGCGGTTGAGCGGATCTCCAATCGGCATGGACAGGGCCATCACGCGGCCCGCTTCCCAGCGCAGGGTCGGATTGGTCAGCTCCGGCTTCTCCGGGTCATAGAGCGACTGCAGGTACAGGCGACCGCGGATGGTGTAGTCCTTGGCGCCGTCGTACGTGCGGATGCCAGGGAGCGGGAGGCTGCCCGTGGCACCGCTCCAACCCTCACCCCACCTCTGGCCCGGCGTCTCGTTCACGCCCCACACGGCCACGTTGCCCAGGGTGCTGGGGCTGGAGCGCGCGTAGGCGCCGGAGCGAACGGCCTGATAGCCGATGTCCACGTCGTCGATGATGGGACGGCACTGCTCGTTGGGGCTGCTGATGTCCACCTTCCAGCACAGCTGCGAACCCGTCAGGCCCAGCGCCAGGATGTCGATCTCCACTTCCTGGGCGGGGTACGTCCCGCCCGTGGGGAAGACCACCGGGACCCAGCCCGGCGAGGGGTTGGTCTTGTACTTGCCGTTCTCGTCCAGGACGCGGCAGTCCACCGCGATGGAATAGGTGATGGTGGGCCTGACGCCGCTCGGCGGCGTGCAGGCTCCCGCGGCTTCCTCGGTCCAGCAGGGCTGCCCGTTCCCCGGGCACGCGGTCACGGATTCGCCCGGCTTCTGGACGCGGAGGCTGGAGGCCGGGGGCGGGGTGGCCGTCGATGAGTACGGCGCGACGTCGTCCTGCCGGCGGAAGCGGACCTTGGTGATGGTGAAGTCCGGACCGAGCCTGTCCCCCGTGTCACCCATGACGTCGGAGGTCACGGTGGTGGACTTGGCGCCACCGCCGTTCTCCTTGTTGATCATGAACACGATGTCGTTGAAGTCGCGGTCACCGCCGCCGTTGAGGTCCTCGAAGCCGAGGATCCACCGGAAGGGGTCCGTGGTGGGCGCGCCCACGATGACGTGGGGCATGTAGTTCATGCGGTCCACGGCCTGACTCAGGTTTCCCGGCTCCGTGCCAGGGCGCATGATGGTCACGCCCTCCGGGGGCATGGTCAGGCTGTTGTACGCAGGCGAGGCCAGGCGGTCGAGCGTGTCCTGCTCCAGCCAGCCGCAGGCCCGCTTGCCGCCGCTGTTCTCGATGACACAGGCCGTCGCGTCCGTCGGGGCATTGCAGCTCTCTTCGTAGCTGCAGCCGATGTTGCGCTCCGTCACCTTGTTGTCCGCGGGCGCCTTGAAGTTCTGGTCCAGGTTCCAGGTGGCCTTGGAGAAGAACACGGAGACGGACGTCTGCAGGTGCAGCAGGCACTTGCCGTCCTCGTTGGGGTCGTTCGAGTAGGGCTTGCGCTTGAGGCAGGGGGCGACCGTGTCGTTGTCCGTGTTGTGGCGGACGTCGTAGTAGACGACGGCGAAAAAGACGATTTCCTTGCCACCCTCGACAAGGCCCAGGTTGACCCTGCGGTCCCCGGAGTTGATGTTCATGTAGTTGTTGTACTCGGGATCCGCGGGTCCGGGGATGGGCAGCTGGAGGCCGCGGAAGTCGTACCGGGAGACGTGATAGTCCGGGATGCCGTCGTAGGTGTCTTCAACATCCGCGACGGGGCCCAGGCCGCGGGTGACGGTATAATCGCTGTCGTCATCCACGAGCAGGAAGACCATTCTTCCGATGCCGTTGTAGCCGTTCTCGGGCGCAGCCGGCTCCAGCAGGTTGGGGATGTGCGGGAACAGGCCCTTGTCGGACGAGGTGTCGTTGCTGCTCCCCACCCAGTCGTTCGCGATGTTGAAGGCGCTGGAGTGCCCGCGGCCCGGGCGTGCGTCCGTGACGTCGGTCTTGTGGACGAAGGTCTTGGCGCATGCGCCCCCCATCGCCAGCTCGGGCTCCATGTACGTCTTGCCGCCGGACGTGAAGGTCCGGTTGCAGCGCCTGGGCAACTGGCCGACGTACTTGACGGGCAGGACGGTGTCGTTGTCCGGCGTCAGGTTGTAGAGGGCCTCGTGCAGGTCGAGGATGCCGTTGTCGTTCTTGTCGACGAGGTTGCCATTGGCATCCGCGTAGCCCTTGAGCTTCACGTCATCCATGTACATGTAGCCGAGCGAGTGCGAAGCACCGGCGGACTCGTACACGTAGTCGATGGTGACGTTCTGGTCGAACGGGAAGGTGATGTTCTCCGAGTCCAGCTTCTTGAGGTTGGTGTTGAGCTGGAGGCGGTTGTCGTCGCGCAACACGATGGTGTTGTTGCTGACGGTCAGGCCATCCGGGCCCAACTTGAAGGTGCCCTGCTTGTCGTTGGCCAGGTCGTCCTGGCAGAGCAGCTGGGGGCCGGCGACCTGGGCGGTGACGGGCGTGGCGCCCGTCACCAGCAGGGCCGCGAGGGCGTTCTTGAAAAGCGTCCGCATCACTTCTTCCCCTGGTTCGTCGACTGGGACTGCTTCGCCTTCGCTTCGGCTTCCGCCTTCTTGCGCCGCGTCCGCTCCACCACCTGCTGCTCCCGCTGCTGCTTCAGGAGCACCCGGCGCGGCGGCTCCGCCGGCACCGTCACGGTGGCCAGGAAGCTCATCAGCGACTCCAGGTCATCCGGGGCCAGCAGCCGGGTGTCGCACGCCGTCTTGGCGTTGAACCGGTGAGGGGACTGCACCCACGCGTGGATCTGCGTCAGGCTCTTCTTGCGGACCACCTGGTCCATGGCGGGTGCCACCGGAGTGCGGATGCCCTTGACGGGCTTCGGGGGCCGGGTGGGGGCTTGGGCCTGGTGGCACTGCGTACAGGCCTTGTTGAAGGCCAGCTCGCCCCGGTCCTGGGCGCTGGCGAGCGCGGGGAGCAGGAGCAACAAGGGGATCAGGCGTTTCATGGGGGGCTCGCGGGAAGGCGGGATTACGGAATGGTGACGACCACGCCCACGGGCGCGGCGACGTCCGTGGGGTTGTCGTAGTTCATGTCCGGGCCGCATCCCTTGGAGATGCACCCCGGCGTGAAGATGGATTCGGTGTTGGAGTTGGTCACGAGCGCCTGCACGACAGCGCGGGTGGGCCGGCCGTTGGCGTTGGTGACCTCGCCCACGGAGATGACCCAGAGCTGGCGGTTGGTGTCGATGCCGAACGCGTCGTCGGTCTCCACGTCGTCCCGCACGAAGACCCGGTAGCGCACGTTCTTCTGCTCCGGATAGTCCTCGACGCCGGCGTACTCGGAGGGGTCCAGGCTGTCCAGGGTGATGCTGTACTGGTTCCAGCCTTCCGGCCCGTCACCCGGCAGCAGTTCGAACCAGGGGTATTCGGGGGTGCCCATGCCGGGCAGCTCCACGCGATCCCTGCCCAGGGTGTC
This genomic interval carries:
- a CDS encoding pilus assembly FimT family protein, yielding MKHTKGMTLLELMTAVAVVAVLITLAVAGTQGGIDRQRETSATRELWSSALRARQLSISTNQPVRIVVEPDVEQPDGRRYTVARWERLKCGADLNNPNEWTVDSCPSPTCVNRTCRDFPGCCDETGPDIVIPASMIATDINNLCFLPGSGRPAFNRMDCLQGALGSAQAVADAAPKDQSIRFRFTSDRPTSVLMVEPLTGLSSVMDCDSQSATTNVEAKKDVRLAAACTAPAPAP
- a CDS encoding PilW family protein; the protein is MSPASMHRRGFTLLEVMIASALGVIVLATGLMVGTQMQKRALFEEQTMMAQVTGRAVKELLTTDLSRAGTGMGNTPISFGLTPDDDRSAITVWPNPDLTGNETPLGPDASFTPAPTAALASDVLQLYWGETSGMITLAPCADAPDVGRYRTSDLSTFCTTTNPSNELVNPTQPTIAVLVSGGNKVACPVKVSGVMAGTPGRLTVHGPDLEVPYSPACSGALDAEFWKPTGVKADVENWLALRLGGAAYRVNWRDNIPTLESRAPGQPTWSVVSRDVERMTVREGIIDLSAGHNALNWYPSGPDDTVARPYISQCTLADFNSGPCRIDLKGPDDQDLLLPITDEELQKRMRQRVRELEITLVVRTRRINQDAVLGGQDEEGHEQDGYKRRRLTFRVLSRNFAAVGLLRPPPKDDDEVVVTP
- a CDS encoding type IV pilus modification PilV family protein — encoded protein: MMQRASRGVTLLEVMATMAVMLLGVSAAMTVVSQTSFANRRTLTANQAQIIAERTLESILTAGCQGLPNCAERINETFRVYQTSEGLLRDTPPTDPKVLAREYTVDVDVDNVMSPISAEGGKWGNPPVNRPLVGGEAGNLLNVRVSVSWEEPGVRSGRQVVVLQTRMAQ
- a CDS encoding DUF4114 domain-containing protein — its product is MRTLFKNALAALLVTGATPVTAQVAGPQLLCQDDLANDKQGTFKLGPDGLTVSNNTIVLRDDNRLQLNTNLKKLDSENITFPFDQNVTIDYVYESAGASHSLGYMYMDDVKLKGYADANGNLVDKNDNGILDLHEALYNLTPDNDTVLPVKYVGQLPRRCNRTFTSGGKTYMEPELAMGGACAKTFVHKTDVTDARPGRGHSSAFNIANDWVGSSNDTSSDKGLFPHIPNLLEPAAPENGYNGIGRMVFLLVDDDSDYTVTRGLGPVADVEDTYDGIPDYHVSRYDFRGLQLPIPGPADPEYNNYMNINSGDRRVNLGLVEGGKEIVFFAVVYYDVRHNTDNDTVAPCLKRKPYSNDPNEDGKCLLHLQTSVSVFFSKATWNLDQNFKAPADNKVTERNIGCSYEESCNAPTDATACVIENSGGKRACGWLEQDTLDRLASPAYNSLTMPPEGVTIMRPGTEPGNLSQAVDRMNYMPHVIVGAPTTDPFRWILGFEDLNGGGDRDFNDIVFMINKENGGGAKSTTVTSDVMGDTGDRLGPDFTITKVRFRRQDDVAPYSSTATPPPASSLRVQKPGESVTACPGNGQPCWTEEAAGACTPPSGVRPTITYSIAVDCRVLDENGKYKTNPSPGWVPVVFPTGGTYPAQEVEIDILALGLTGSQLCWKVDISSPNEQCRPIIDDVDIGYQAVRSGAYARSSPSTLGNVAVWGVNETPGQRWGEGWSGATGSLPLPGIRTYDGAKDYTIRGRLYLQSLYDPEKPELTNPTLRWEAGRVMALSMPIGDPLNRKLFTMSDGNGNNKQVKGKGNDLFPGSLCNTYSEIDRRYPYDLNYDGNCNAGSERDFLVDWLYGYENKATDARRPWPMGGINLSTVALAVPPYKDNWYQYAKPTERDLYRKNFMEGLEERKTVAYVGTMSGVLHAFDTGDFRNALDDGCLEADQQRGFFKPTGCGSPNSPAPRAYGSGEEKFAYMPELLLGQYRNQYVRFRNSGTLTRPQMDASPSIANVDLGDRSDWNASIKYDWKPATTAQKQRGAKTVLVSATGKSTPVVYALDITNPTDSWYPLPLWEFSFKDLTMASDFTAAVNADNTVLLPDNIGSRHAPSVVRAAWGSANAQDRRWVAAVGTDYEPGDKRAGAVFLLDMKTGKPLDYGTSAGGKYAGVITFEKGSGIAAESAMLDLDQDGTYDVMYVPTTSGSVWRVNLKNVSTTRKLGDKVQKCMVARASSALQNHPGANQTELDLQQLYSNLAVKLVRTESGSVVRFYFGTGDNPDQYTDGYDEPNPQSPTYQYHLLAFEDPNPEGDKPCQQLEPLWVQKLGPGEKLWGGVALSADSVFAATAAGKAADICNLSTTQNGASYIATQLTGAMTRSELEGHAISAPVVHDEHLFVLTATGKLQIKGKQSWNNKAGASGVPKSQIMLWEPLPDGRLPR
- a CDS encoding c-type cytochrome translates to MKRLIPLLLLLPALASAQDRGELAFNKACTQCHQAQAPTRPPKPVKGIRTPVAPAMDQVVRKKSLTQIHAWVQSPHRFNAKTACDTRLLAPDDLESLMSFLATVTVPAEPPRRVLLKQQREQQVVERTRRKKAEAEAKAKQSQSTNQGKK
- a CDS encoding pilus assembly PilX family protein encodes the protein MVSRTRPHLRQPRGFTLLLALGVVSVVTMAVMLSYSTVGREADSQADTRRQKQAFFAAEAGLAEGREAVRIIMDNALNSQIPLRDTLGRDRVELPGMGTPEYPWFELLPGDGPEGWNQYSITLDSLDPSEYAGVEDYPEQKNVRYRVFVRDDVETDDAFGIDTNRQLWVISVGEVTNANGRPTRAVVQALVTNSNTESIFTPGCISKGCGPDMNYDNPTDVAAPVGVVVTIP